The Perca fluviatilis chromosome 18, GENO_Pfluv_1.0, whole genome shotgun sequence genomic interval TGGCACACAGTGCACTTGTTTCTAAACGCAAATGCATAAAGGAGTGGATTCAGGCAGCTATTCACAAATACCAGTGCTCCAACAATGTCCCTGTTGTCCGTGTAAAACTTAGACAGGCCTTTGTTTTTGAGAGAAACAGCAGCCACGCCAAGCACATTTGTGATATGATATGGCATCCATAGGACAAAAAAGGACACGACAATACTTGTGATCAGCCGGGTGGTCTGTGCGTGGTTGAAGAAAGCTGCCTGGTTCACTTTTCTGTGAAGGCCGATGTATGAAAATGCCACGACAAAACAGCAAAGAAATCCTGTCAGGGTTTCTGTCAGCAGCACGGCCTCCTGCTGGGCCGGGGAAGAGTAGCGAAACTTGCAGCGTATCCAGTTCTGGTCTGGGGTCAACTGTCCATTCACTAAACCTGGGATCGACAGGATCATTGCAGCCAGCCAGAGCAGAACCAGCACCCTCTTTAATCCTACGTGATGGAAGTACCTCTGCAGGTACACCACCTTTAGGTAGCGCTGGACACTCAGCACTGTCACTGTCATTAGGCTACCATAAAGGCTGCAGTACAGCAAATATGATAGGAGCTTACAGGCCACCAGGCCCAGTGTCCAACTGTACAGTAAAGTGTAAATCCACAGGGGCAGGGGGAGCAGGCAGACCAGGTCTGATATGGCCAAATTCAGCATCAAAATCTGGCTCAAACTGGACATGTGCTGCCAGTTTGGTCTGAGGATGATCACAGCGATGTTTCCAGGAACTCCCAGCAGGAAACAGAGGGACAGCACCACTGCAGGGGCCAGACTGCTGGAGTCCCAGGAGGCAGGAGATGGATGTccaggagaggaggagatgttagaAATGACCACAGTGGAGTTGAGTTGTTCCATGCTGCAAACTTGCTGCCAGACAAGCTGAATGTGCACCGAGCGAGTGATGATGGAAATTGTGTCAGTCAGTCGAGTTAGAGGAACAAGATGTTCCATTTTTATGCATTGCAAAAGGAAATCACAAAGAAACAGTATTGTTGACATGCAAATGAAGTTCCATCATCGTTGCATCGTTTTGCATGGCTTCATTATCTGAtgcttttttccaaattttaTTTCCGGCAAGTTTGTTGCTTTCAccacaacactttcacagaagTGAAACCATTGTATGATCAAAACTAACCTGAGGACTACTTTTCATATATAGATACTGCAACAGTGTCAACTCCACATACTCGATTAGGATAACAGTATTTGTCAAACATGATGTCAAAGTCAAAGCATTTTTCCCACCCCAGTCATTTTTATGATAAAACAACTAATATGTGAGCACATGCTTTTACCCTAAATGTTTATActacaatatattatatattctaaTAAACCTTCCATGTTTAAACAAAATAATCTCACCACAAggtccattttgtgtgtgtgtgtgtgtgcgtgtgtgtgtatgtatgtgtgtgtgtgtgtatatatacacaaatgtCACCTGacataaatctaaatctaaattttTTGACCACAAAAGCACCGGATAAACACGCGCTCAAAGGCAACATTTTGTCGGTATATCTCTGTAAATAGCTTTACATCTAAATTAATGTCCTACTATTGAAAGCGTCACTGTTCTGCGCGTATTCCCGACGTAATCAAAATATTTGCCGAATCCGAGAAAAATACCCCAAAGTCTGTCCACATGGCTCCACTTTTGACCTAAAATGTAATGTCATGACATGATAATAACCTTCATTCATGCATGTCCCCTCCTGGCtgactccccccccccttctggCTG includes:
- the LOC120546560 gene encoding leukotriene B4 receptor 1-like, whose product is MSTILFLCDFLLQCIKMEHLVPLTRLTDTISIITRSVHIQLVWQQVCSMEQLNSTVVISNISSSPGHPSPASWDSSSLAPAVVLSLCFLLGVPGNIAVIILRPNWQHMSSLSQILMLNLAISDLVCLLPLPLWIYTLLYSWTLGLVACKLLSYLLYCSLYGSLMTVTVLSVQRYLKVVYLQRYFHHVGLKRVLVLLWLAAMILSIPGLVNGQLTPDQNWIRCKFRYSSPAQQEAVLLTETLTGFLCCFVVAFSYIGLHRKVNQAAFFNHAQTTRLITSIVVSFFVLWMPYHITNVLGVAAVSLKNKGLSKFYTDNRDIVGALVFVNSCLNPLLYAFAFRNKCTVCQKREH